A single window of Kitasatospora sp. HUAS MG31 DNA harbors:
- a CDS encoding GMC family oxidoreductase, translating to MAGDQHYDVIIIGTGAGGGTLAHRLAGTGKRILVLERGDYLPRERANWDSTAVFVKGRYRAPEYWYDKDGNAFPPEVNYYVGGNTKFYGAALFRLRPEDFGELRHHDGLSPTWPIDYADLEPYYSEAEQLYRVHGRHGEDPTAGPASSPYPYPPVEHEPRIQQLSDDLEKHGLHPFHLPIGVDLLQDEQGRAARGSRCIRCDRVDGFPCLLGAKSDAQVICVDPALEHPNVTLVTRAHVRRLETDPTGRTVTGAVAELAGGDTATFTADLVVVACGAVNSAVLLLNSANDRHPDGLANSSGVVGRYYMRHNNLALMAVSKEPNPTLFQKTLALHDWYLGADDWDYPLGGIQMLGKSDADQIHGEAPRWAGVVSPDMPFEVLAHHAVDFWLCGEDLPDPANRVTLDAEGNVHLALDEKNNTAGLKRLRHKLQGMLGKLGMHEHHLLPHSIYLHKGMPIGATAHQAGTVRFGTDPATSALDVHCKAHDLDNLYVVDTSFFPSIGAVNPSLTAIANALRVGDHLADRMR from the coding sequence GTGGCCGGAGACCAGCACTACGACGTCATCATCATCGGCACCGGAGCCGGCGGCGGCACCCTGGCGCACCGGCTGGCCGGCACCGGCAAGCGGATCCTGGTCCTCGAACGCGGCGACTACCTGCCCCGCGAGCGCGCCAACTGGGACTCCACCGCCGTGTTCGTCAAGGGCCGCTACCGCGCCCCCGAGTACTGGTACGACAAGGACGGCAACGCCTTCCCGCCCGAGGTCAACTACTACGTCGGCGGCAACACCAAGTTCTACGGCGCCGCGCTGTTCCGGCTGCGCCCCGAGGACTTCGGCGAGCTGCGCCACCACGACGGGCTCTCCCCGACGTGGCCGATCGACTACGCCGACCTGGAGCCGTACTACTCCGAGGCGGAGCAGCTCTACCGGGTCCACGGCCGGCACGGCGAGGACCCGACCGCGGGCCCGGCGAGCTCCCCGTACCCGTACCCGCCGGTGGAGCACGAGCCGCGGATCCAGCAGCTCAGCGACGACCTGGAAAAGCACGGCCTGCACCCCTTCCACCTGCCGATCGGGGTGGACCTGCTGCAGGACGAGCAGGGGCGGGCGGCCCGCGGCAGCCGGTGCATCCGCTGCGACCGGGTGGACGGCTTCCCGTGCCTGCTGGGCGCCAAGTCCGACGCCCAGGTGATCTGCGTGGACCCGGCCCTGGAGCACCCGAACGTCACCCTGGTCACCCGGGCGCACGTCCGCCGGCTGGAGACCGACCCGACCGGGCGGACGGTCACCGGCGCGGTCGCCGAACTCGCCGGCGGCGACACCGCGACCTTCACCGCCGACCTGGTGGTGGTCGCCTGCGGCGCGGTCAACTCGGCTGTCCTGCTGCTGAATTCGGCCAACGATCGGCACCCGGACGGCCTTGCCAACAGCTCCGGCGTGGTCGGCCGGTACTACATGCGGCACAACAACCTGGCCCTGATGGCGGTCTCCAAGGAGCCCAACCCGACGCTGTTCCAGAAGACCCTGGCGCTGCACGACTGGTACCTCGGCGCGGACGACTGGGACTACCCGCTGGGCGGCATCCAGATGCTCGGCAAGTCCGACGCCGACCAGATCCACGGCGAGGCGCCGCGCTGGGCCGGGGTGGTCAGCCCCGACATGCCGTTCGAGGTACTGGCCCACCACGCCGTGGACTTCTGGCTCTGCGGCGAGGACCTCCCCGACCCCGCGAACCGGGTCACCCTGGACGCCGAGGGCAACGTCCACCTCGCCCTGGACGAGAAGAACAACACCGCCGGACTGAAACGGCTCCGCCACAAGCTCCAGGGCATGCTGGGCAAGCTCGGGATGCACGAGCACCACCTGCTGCCGCACAGCATCTACCTGCACAAGGGCATGCCGATCGGCGCCACCGCCCACCAGGCCGGCACCGTCCGGTTCGGCACCGACCCGGCCACCTCCGCCCTGGACGTCCACTGCAAGGCCCACGACCTCGACAACCTCTACGTCGTGGACACCTCCTTCTTCCCCAGCATCGGCGCGGTGAACCCGTCCCTGACGGCCATCGCCAACGCCCTGCGGGTCGGCGACCACCTCGCCGACCGGATGCGCTGA
- a CDS encoding 2-hydroxyacid dehydrogenase gives MGSAEGAGVLLPYPPQELGGLPAGLRALVWDGTGAPPPGGELASVELFTVPYTRTAAALPLLPRMPRLRVVQSLSAGVEELLPHLPAGVTLCNARGVHDASTAEHAVTLLLAVLRGIPGFVRDQREERWVAGGFRPALADRRVLVLGYGSIGAAVEARLLPFECEVVRVARTPRPSVRGPVHGLAELAGLLPRVDAVVLTLPLTADSRGLVDAGFLRRMRKGAVLVNVGRGAVVDTAALLAELRTGRLSAALDVTDPEPLPPGHPLWTAPNTLISPHAAATTSAFRPRALALIRAQLARYAAGEPLANVVR, from the coding sequence ATGGGTTCGGCCGAGGGTGCGGGGGTGCTGCTGCCGTACCCGCCACAGGAGCTGGGCGGGCTTCCGGCGGGCCTGCGGGCGCTGGTCTGGGACGGGACGGGCGCGCCGCCGCCCGGGGGTGAGCTGGCGTCGGTGGAGCTGTTCACGGTGCCGTACACCCGGACCGCGGCGGCGCTGCCGCTGCTCCCCCGGATGCCGCGGCTGCGGGTGGTGCAGTCGCTGAGCGCGGGGGTGGAGGAGCTGCTGCCGCACCTCCCCGCGGGAGTCACGCTCTGCAACGCCCGGGGGGTGCACGACGCGAGTACGGCCGAGCACGCGGTGACACTGCTGCTGGCCGTGCTGCGGGGGATCCCGGGGTTCGTGCGGGACCAGCGGGAGGAGCGCTGGGTGGCGGGCGGGTTCCGGCCGGCGCTGGCCGACCGGCGGGTGCTGGTGCTGGGCTACGGGTCGATCGGGGCCGCCGTGGAGGCCCGGCTGCTGCCCTTCGAGTGCGAGGTGGTGCGGGTGGCGCGTACGCCGCGGCCCTCGGTGCGGGGGCCGGTCCACGGGCTGGCGGAGCTGGCCGGGCTGCTGCCGCGGGTGGACGCGGTGGTGCTCACCCTGCCGCTGACCGCGGACAGCCGGGGGCTGGTGGACGCCGGGTTCCTGCGGCGGATGCGCAAGGGCGCGGTGCTGGTGAACGTGGGGCGGGGGGCGGTGGTGGACACCGCCGCCCTGCTCGCCGAGCTGCGGACGGGACGGCTGTCGGCGGCCCTGGACGTCACCGACCCGGAGCCGCTGCCGCCCGGTCACCCGCTGTGGACGGCGCCCAACACGCTGATCAGCCCGCACGCGGCGGCCACCACCTCGGCCTTCCGGCCCCGCGCGCTCGCCCTGATCCGCGCCCAGCTCGCCCGCTACGCGGCGGGGGAGCCGCTGGCCAACGTGGTGCGCTAG
- a CDS encoding cytochrome ubiquinol oxidase subunit I has product MSQLDLARLQFAMTSIYHFLFVPITIGLGFLTALLQTGWHRTGRQELLRLTRFFGVLLVINIAVGVVTGLVQEFQFGMDWSAYARTVGDVFGAPLAMEGLAAFFLESTFLGLWVFGWDRLPPRVHLATIWLVAVGGALSAAFIMAANSWMQHPVGYTVDPDTGQPRLNDVWALFTNPVFLRGYLHVMLASLTTGAVLMLAVSAWQLRKGSAPLAFHASARLALVVLVPAVMLGMLVGSELGVTEGKYQPMKIAAAEAQWTTCQPCSFSLFQIGGGQNDHDPTKIIEIPHLLSLLATNHWNGQVVGMDPLQSQYEQQYGPGNYVPNVFIQYWSMRVMAYLAVLVLLVGLWGLWLLYRRRLSSARLFHRVAVWTAVLPPLINTAGWLLTESGRQPWIVQGIQLTRQGVSPSVTTATVATSLIVFFLLYAVLSVVEVVLMTRYARRELAPPTAESTPVPTPTY; this is encoded by the coding sequence ATGAGTCAACTCGACCTGGCCAGGCTGCAGTTCGCCATGACGTCGATCTACCACTTCCTGTTCGTGCCGATCACCATCGGCCTGGGTTTCCTGACCGCGCTGCTCCAGACCGGCTGGCACCGGACCGGCCGTCAGGAGCTGCTGCGGCTGACCCGGTTCTTCGGCGTGCTGCTGGTGATCAACATCGCGGTGGGTGTGGTGACCGGTCTGGTCCAGGAGTTCCAGTTCGGCATGGACTGGTCGGCCTACGCCCGGACGGTCGGCGACGTGTTCGGTGCGCCGCTGGCGATGGAGGGCCTGGCCGCGTTCTTTTTGGAGTCGACGTTCCTGGGCCTGTGGGTGTTCGGCTGGGACCGGCTGCCGCCGAGGGTGCACCTGGCGACGATCTGGCTGGTGGCGGTGGGCGGCGCGCTGTCCGCGGCGTTCATCATGGCGGCCAACTCCTGGATGCAGCACCCGGTCGGGTACACCGTCGACCCGGACACCGGGCAGCCCCGGCTGAACGACGTGTGGGCGCTGTTCACCAACCCGGTGTTCCTGCGCGGCTACCTGCACGTGATGCTGGCCTCGCTGACCACCGGCGCGGTGCTGATGCTGGCGGTCTCGGCGTGGCAGCTGCGCAAGGGGTCCGCGCCGCTGGCGTTCCACGCCTCGGCCCGGCTGGCGCTGGTGGTGCTCGTCCCGGCGGTCATGCTGGGGATGCTGGTCGGCAGCGAGCTGGGGGTGACCGAGGGCAAGTACCAGCCGATGAAGATCGCGGCCGCGGAGGCCCAGTGGACCACCTGCCAGCCCTGTTCCTTCTCGCTGTTCCAGATCGGCGGCGGGCAGAACGACCACGACCCGACGAAGATCATCGAGATCCCGCACCTGCTCTCGCTGCTCGCCACCAACCACTGGAACGGCCAGGTGGTGGGCATGGACCCGCTGCAGAGCCAGTACGAGCAGCAGTACGGGCCGGGGAACTACGTGCCCAACGTGTTCATCCAGTACTGGTCGATGCGGGTGATGGCGTACCTGGCGGTGCTGGTCCTCCTGGTCGGACTGTGGGGGCTGTGGCTGTTGTACCGCCGGCGGCTGAGCTCGGCGCGCCTGTTCCACCGGGTGGCGGTCTGGACGGCCGTGCTGCCGCCCCTGATCAACACCGCGGGCTGGCTGCTCACCGAGAGCGGCCGGCAGCCGTGGATCGTCCAGGGCATCCAGCTGACCCGCCAGGGCGTCTCCCCCTCGGTGACCACGGCGACCGTCGCCACCAGCCTGATCGTCTTCTTCCTGCTGTACGCCGTGCTGTCGGTGGTGGAGGTCGTGCTGATGACCCGGTACGCCCGCCGGGAGCTGGCGCCGCCGACCGCCGAGAGCACGCCGGTTCCCACGCCCACCTACTGA
- the cydB gene encoding cytochrome d ubiquinol oxidase subunit II — protein sequence MALATFWFILTAVLWTGFFILEGFDLGVGILHAVVGRDEPGRRAVISTIGPLWDGNEVWLIVAAASMFAAFPGWYATMFSGLYPAMVLLLVALILRGVSFEFREKVLAPHWRRAWTVCLSGGSLLVPLLIGIALGDLLYGLPIDQDQEFTGGLGDLFSAYSVFAGLTLAVLCVQHGATFITLKTTGELRGRASLLARRVAPVTALAVLAFLPWTHSTAGKGVLPNLVALIAALAVLAAAWLVTVRREGWAFTATTVAIATTVLAVFVDLYPRLMVSSTDPAYSLTVQNSASGGYALKVMSVVAIVFFPLVLAYQGWTWHVFRRRVSAEQYTVGGATGDAAG from the coding sequence ATGGCACTCGCCACGTTCTGGTTCATCCTCACGGCCGTCCTGTGGACCGGCTTCTTCATCCTGGAGGGCTTCGACCTGGGGGTGGGCATCCTGCACGCGGTGGTGGGCCGGGACGAGCCGGGGCGCCGGGCGGTGATCTCCACCATCGGGCCGCTGTGGGACGGCAACGAGGTGTGGCTGATCGTGGCCGCGGCCTCGATGTTCGCGGCGTTCCCGGGCTGGTACGCGACCATGTTCTCCGGCCTCTACCCGGCGATGGTGCTGCTGCTGGTGGCGCTGATCCTGCGCGGGGTGTCCTTCGAGTTCCGCGAGAAGGTCCTCGCCCCGCACTGGCGGCGCGCCTGGACGGTGTGCCTGAGCGGCGGGAGCCTGCTGGTGCCGCTGCTGATCGGGATCGCCCTCGGCGACCTGCTGTACGGGCTGCCGATCGACCAGGACCAGGAGTTCACCGGCGGGCTCGGGGACCTGTTCTCGGCGTACTCGGTGTTCGCCGGCCTCACCCTGGCGGTGCTCTGCGTGCAGCACGGCGCCACCTTCATCACCCTGAAGACCACCGGCGAGCTGCGCGGCCGGGCGTCGCTGCTGGCCCGTCGCGTCGCGCCGGTGACGGCGCTGGCGGTGCTGGCCTTCCTGCCCTGGACGCACTCCACCGCGGGCAAGGGCGTGCTGCCGAACCTGGTGGCGCTGATCGCCGCGCTGGCGGTGCTGGCCGCCGCCTGGCTGGTGACCGTCCGGCGCGAGGGCTGGGCGTTCACCGCGACCACGGTGGCGATCGCCACCACCGTACTGGCGGTCTTCGTCGACCTGTACCCGCGCCTGATGGTCTCCAGCACCGACCCGGCGTACAGCCTGACGGTGCAGAACAGCGCCTCCGGCGGGTACGCGCTGAAGGTGATGAGCGTGGTGGCGATCGTGTTCTTCCCCCTGGTCCTGGCCTACCAGGGCTGGACCTGGCACGTGTTCCGGCGGCGGGTCTCGGCCGAGCAGTACACCGTCGGCGGCGCCACCGGGGACGCCGCCGGGTGA
- a CDS encoding cyclase family protein — protein sequence MTAGHDLPALDAAAFRALYRRLRRDRPGGALTELTPERVAAAAREVRSGLRISLAAPVETAPGPDNPDPAQHRMTGALAGEVPDEGLDFARDRFAMNIHGDADSHLDALCHVVYDGTLYGGTDAAALTPAGAEALSVDLARDGIVGRGVLLDIPRLRRVPWLEPGEQVGAEELAAAEAAQQVRVGPGDLLFVRVGHRRRRAEVGPWESATARAGLHPGALEFLAERRVAVLGSDGNNDTAPARTEGVDFPVHVLAVHAMGVHLLDYLQFEELVPLCVRERRWSFLCVVAPLRLPRATGSPVNPIAVL from the coding sequence GTGACCGCCGGCCACGACCTCCCGGCGCTGGACGCGGCGGCGTTCCGCGCGCTGTACCGCCGGCTGCGCCGCGACCGCCCGGGCGGCGCCCTGACCGAGCTCACCCCGGAGCGGGTGGCGGCCGCCGCCCGCGAGGTCCGCTCCGGGCTGCGGATCTCGCTGGCGGCGCCGGTGGAGACCGCCCCGGGCCCGGACAACCCGGATCCCGCCCAGCACCGGATGACCGGGGCGCTGGCCGGCGAGGTGCCGGACGAGGGGCTGGACTTCGCCCGCGACCGGTTCGCGATGAACATCCACGGCGACGCCGACAGCCACCTGGACGCGCTCTGCCACGTGGTCTACGACGGCACCCTGTACGGCGGCACCGACGCGGCCGCGCTCACCCCCGCCGGGGCCGAGGCGCTCTCGGTGGACCTGGCCCGGGACGGGATCGTCGGCCGCGGGGTGCTGCTGGACATCCCGCGGCTGCGCCGGGTGCCCTGGCTGGAGCCGGGGGAGCAGGTCGGCGCCGAGGAGCTGGCCGCGGCCGAGGCGGCGCAGCAGGTCCGGGTCGGCCCGGGGGACCTGCTGTTCGTCCGGGTCGGCCACCGCCGGCGCCGGGCCGAGGTGGGGCCCTGGGAGTCCGCCACCGCCCGGGCCGGACTCCACCCGGGCGCCCTGGAGTTCCTGGCGGAGCGGCGGGTCGCGGTCCTCGGCAGCGACGGCAACAACGACACCGCGCCGGCCCGGACCGAGGGCGTGGACTTCCCCGTGCACGTGCTCGCGGTGCACGCGATGGGCGTCCACCTGCTGGACTACCTGCAGTTCGAGGAGCTCGTCCCGCTCTGCGTCCGGGAGCGCCGCTGGTCCTTCCTGTGCGTGGTCGCCCCGCTGCGGCTGCCGCGCGCCACCGGCTCCCCGGTCAACCCGATCGCGGTCCTCTGA
- a CDS encoding glycoside hydrolase family 15 protein: protein MDRYPPIADHGLVGDLQTVALVSAQGVLDWFAAPRFDSPSIFAALLDHDGGGHFRIGPDAEDVTYRQLYYPDTAVLVTRFMSPEGVGELIDWMPPNPTGPATDRHTVVRAIRAVRGTVTFTLDCRPRFDYGRAPHELRLGEGYAAFRAADLAVHLRTTFPLRREAEDVAGTVTLAAGQTAGAVLTVCAADGAAPPPTGEEQVTESLWEAVNFWQEWVRTANYRGRWPDMVRRSAITLKLLTYAPTGAPIAAATMGLPEQVGGERNWDYRFTWVRDASLSVRALLDLGFAEEATAFTRWLGERLRERLDLPGERLQIMYRVDGDPQLTEEILEHFEGYRGSRPVRAGNAAMDQLQLDIYGEALYALAEGREVGVQAGYHNWRAMARTLDWLADHWDRPDEGIWETRGGRKDFTYSRVMTWVAFDRGIALAEHFSRPADIARWRQTRDSVLEQIMARGWSEKERALVQHYGGEDVLDASLLLIPRVGLLAPKDPSWLSTLDAIDRKLVSDSLVYRYDPAASPDGLRGSEGTFSLCTFLYVDALARAGRLRQARYAFEKMLTYANHVGLFAEEIGPSGEQLGNFPQAFTHLSLITAARTLDDALDARTRS, encoded by the coding sequence ATGGACCGCTACCCGCCGATCGCGGACCACGGGCTGGTGGGCGACCTCCAGACGGTCGCGCTGGTCTCCGCCCAGGGCGTCCTCGACTGGTTCGCGGCGCCGCGCTTCGACTCCCCGAGCATCTTCGCCGCCCTGCTCGACCACGACGGCGGCGGCCACTTCCGGATCGGCCCCGACGCCGAGGACGTGACCTACCGCCAGCTGTACTACCCGGACACCGCCGTCCTGGTGACCCGCTTCATGTCCCCCGAGGGCGTCGGTGAGCTGATCGACTGGATGCCGCCCAACCCGACCGGCCCGGCCACCGACCGCCACACCGTGGTCCGGGCGATCCGCGCGGTCCGCGGGACCGTCACCTTCACCCTCGACTGCCGTCCACGCTTCGACTACGGCCGGGCCCCGCACGAGCTGCGCCTGGGGGAGGGCTACGCCGCCTTCCGGGCCGCCGACCTGGCCGTCCACCTGCGCACCACGTTCCCGCTGAGGCGCGAGGCCGAGGACGTGGCGGGCACGGTCACCCTCGCCGCGGGCCAGACCGCGGGCGCCGTGCTCACCGTCTGCGCGGCCGACGGCGCGGCGCCGCCGCCGACCGGCGAGGAGCAGGTCACCGAGAGCCTCTGGGAGGCCGTCAACTTCTGGCAGGAGTGGGTCCGCACCGCGAACTACCGCGGCCGCTGGCCCGACATGGTGCGCCGCTCGGCGATCACCCTGAAGCTGCTCACCTACGCGCCCACCGGCGCGCCGATCGCCGCCGCCACCATGGGCCTGCCCGAGCAGGTCGGCGGCGAGCGCAACTGGGACTACCGCTTCACCTGGGTGCGGGACGCGTCGCTGTCGGTCCGCGCGCTGCTGGACCTGGGCTTCGCCGAGGAGGCGACCGCCTTCACCCGCTGGCTCGGCGAGCGCCTGCGCGAGCGCCTCGACCTGCCCGGCGAGCGGCTGCAGATCATGTACCGGGTGGACGGCGACCCGCAGCTGACCGAGGAGATCCTGGAGCACTTCGAGGGCTACCGCGGCTCCCGCCCGGTGCGGGCCGGCAACGCCGCCATGGACCAGCTCCAGCTCGACATCTACGGCGAGGCGCTGTACGCCCTGGCCGAGGGCCGCGAGGTCGGCGTCCAGGCCGGGTACCACAACTGGCGGGCGATGGCCCGCACCCTGGACTGGCTCGCCGACCACTGGGACCGCCCCGACGAGGGCATCTGGGAGACCCGCGGCGGCCGCAAGGACTTCACCTACAGCCGGGTGATGACCTGGGTGGCGTTCGACCGCGGCATCGCCCTGGCCGAGCACTTCAGCCGTCCCGCCGACATCGCCCGGTGGCGGCAGACCCGCGACAGCGTCCTGGAACAGATCATGGCCCGGGGCTGGAGCGAGAAGGAGCGGGCCCTGGTCCAGCACTACGGCGGCGAGGACGTGCTGGACGCCTCCCTGCTGCTGATCCCCAGGGTCGGCCTGCTCGCGCCGAAGGACCCGTCCTGGCTCTCCACCCTGGACGCCATCGACCGCAAGCTGGTCTCCGACAGCCTGGTCTACCGCTACGACCCGGCCGCCTCGCCGGACGGTCTGCGCGGCTCCGAGGGCACCTTCAGCCTCTGCACCTTCCTGTACGTGGACGCGCTGGCCCGCGCCGGCCGGCTGCGGCAGGCCCGGTACGCCTTCGAGAAGATGCTCACCTACGCCAACCACGTCGGCCTGTTCGCCGAGGAGATCGGCCCCTCCGGTGAGCAACTGGGCAACTTCCCCCAGGCGTTCACCCATCTGTCCCTGATCACGGCGGCCCGCACCCTGGACGACGCCCTGGACGCCCGGACGAGGTCCTGA
- a CDS encoding VWA domain-containing protein — protein sequence MTEPTIPPTPPNHETPVADAEENRRQVLYWRLLARLFDQDEQPALESASLGVVEDLGLPPALLDPQVGVDAIVQRHPELAGEFDGLMVPDDAGAEDGTRDRAAEVRRAALVSKLLLNVYATGSGPVGAGQLARWQADAGWLERALGCRPGELRGGRGPSAGSGGAQGIGPELGSIEADLVKRMHLREVLADPKLAAQLTPSMSLIEQLLRDKHNLSGVALANAKALIRRFVDEVAEVLRTQVAKATAGTLDRSVPPKRVFRNLDLDRTIWKNLTNWSPEEERLYVDRLFYRHTARKTTPQRLIVVVDQSGSMVDSMVNCTILASIFAGLPKVDVHLIAYDTRAIDLTPWVSDPFEMLLRTNLGGGNDGPVAMAMARPKITDPADTVMVWISDFYEFDRSQPLFEAIEAVHRSGVKFIPVGSVTSSGRQEVNPWFRERFKALGTPVISGHIRKLVHELKTFLA from the coding sequence ATGACCGAGCCGACGATCCCCCCGACTCCCCCGAACCATGAGACCCCCGTGGCGGACGCCGAGGAGAACCGCCGACAGGTGCTGTACTGGCGGCTGCTGGCCCGGCTCTTCGACCAGGACGAGCAGCCGGCCCTGGAGTCGGCCAGCCTCGGCGTGGTCGAGGACCTGGGCCTGCCGCCCGCCCTGCTCGACCCGCAGGTCGGCGTGGACGCGATCGTGCAGCGCCACCCGGAGCTGGCCGGCGAGTTCGACGGCCTGATGGTGCCCGACGACGCCGGAGCGGAGGACGGGACCCGGGACCGGGCCGCCGAGGTGCGGCGCGCGGCGCTGGTGTCGAAGCTGCTGCTCAACGTGTACGCGACCGGCTCCGGCCCGGTCGGCGCCGGGCAGTTGGCCCGCTGGCAGGCGGACGCCGGCTGGCTGGAGCGGGCGCTCGGCTGCCGGCCGGGCGAGCTGCGCGGCGGCCGCGGCCCGTCCGCCGGCAGCGGCGGCGCCCAGGGCATCGGTCCGGAGCTGGGCTCCATCGAGGCCGACCTGGTCAAGCGGATGCACCTGCGCGAGGTGCTCGCCGATCCGAAGCTCGCCGCGCAGCTGACCCCGAGCATGTCCCTCATCGAGCAGCTGCTGCGCGACAAGCACAACCTCTCCGGCGTCGCCCTGGCCAACGCCAAGGCGCTGATCCGGCGGTTCGTCGACGAGGTCGCCGAGGTGCTGCGCACCCAGGTCGCCAAGGCCACCGCCGGCACCCTGGACCGCTCGGTCCCGCCCAAGCGGGTGTTCCGCAACCTGGACCTCGACCGCACCATCTGGAAGAACCTCACCAACTGGAGCCCGGAGGAGGAGCGGCTCTACGTCGACCGCCTCTTCTACCGGCACACCGCCCGGAAGACCACGCCGCAGCGGCTGATCGTGGTCGTCGACCAGTCCGGCTCGATGGTCGACTCGATGGTCAACTGCACCATCCTGGCCTCGATCTTCGCCGGGCTGCCCAAGGTCGACGTGCACCTCATCGCGTACGACACCCGGGCCATCGACCTCACCCCGTGGGTGAGCGACCCGTTCGAGATGTTGCTGCGCACCAACCTCGGCGGCGGCAACGACGGTCCGGTCGCCATGGCCATGGCCCGCCCGAAGATCACCGACCCGGCCGACACCGTGATGGTCTGGATCTCGGACTTCTACGAGTTCGACCGCTCCCAGCCGCTGTTCGAGGCCATCGAGGCGGTGCACCGCTCCGGGGTGAAGTTCATCCCGGTCGGCTCGGTGACCAGCTCCGGCCGCCAGGAGGTCAACCCCTGGTTCCGGGAGCGCTTCAAGGCCCTCGGTACGCCGGTGATCTCCGGCCACATCCGCAAGCTCGTCCACGAGCTCAAGACCTTCCTCGCCTAG
- a CDS encoding ATP-binding protein, translating into MSDLLRAPAEIKYAEELDWLESIDNGPKPFTWRLSPKMIRLFVLGAERADGLDREVAQKWFGDRGIVERAIVTLASDRGLLLIGDPGTGKSWLAELLAAAICRNSTLVVQGTAGTTEDHIKYSWNVSMVIAKGQSRESMIPSPIMTAMEGGAIGRFEELTRSTSDVQDALISILSEKYISVPELESDNIVFAKPGFSVIATANSRDRGVNDLSSALKRRFNFVRIPVVTNKKSEAEIVRFRTEELLRRHRIELDVPPTLLDVLLQSFADLRASAAAAGSDDEKLESALSTAEQIGVLEDAVLHSNFFGERALTARTLASSLVGSLARREPEDLAILNKYLHGVVEPRSKEEGGAWPEFLEGGRDTIATLS; encoded by the coding sequence ATGTCCGACCTGCTCCGTGCCCCCGCCGAGATCAAGTACGCCGAGGAGCTGGACTGGCTGGAGTCGATCGACAACGGCCCCAAGCCGTTCACCTGGCGGCTGTCGCCGAAGATGATCCGCCTGTTCGTGCTCGGCGCGGAGCGCGCCGACGGCCTCGACCGCGAGGTCGCGCAGAAGTGGTTCGGCGACCGCGGCATCGTCGAGCGCGCCATCGTCACCCTCGCCTCCGACCGCGGCCTGCTGCTGATCGGTGACCCCGGGACCGGCAAGAGCTGGCTGGCCGAGCTGCTGGCCGCCGCGATCTGCCGCAACTCCACCCTGGTCGTCCAGGGCACCGCCGGCACCACCGAGGACCACATCAAGTACTCCTGGAACGTGTCCATGGTGATCGCCAAGGGCCAGTCCCGGGAGTCGATGATCCCCTCGCCGATCATGACCGCGATGGAGGGCGGCGCGATCGGCCGTTTCGAGGAGCTCACCCGCTCCACCAGCGACGTCCAGGACGCGCTGATCTCGATCCTCTCCGAGAAGTACATCTCGGTGCCGGAACTCGAGAGCGACAACATCGTCTTCGCCAAGCCCGGCTTCTCCGTCATCGCCACCGCCAACAGCCGCGACCGGGGCGTCAACGACCTCTCCTCCGCGCTCAAGCGCCGCTTCAACTTCGTGCGGATCCCGGTGGTCACCAACAAGAAGAGCGAGGCGGAGATCGTCCGCTTCCGCACCGAGGAGCTGCTGCGCCGCCACCGGATCGAGCTGGACGTGCCGCCCACCCTGCTGGACGTGCTGCTGCAGTCCTTCGCCGACCTGCGGGCCTCGGCCGCCGCGGCCGGCAGCGACGACGAGAAGCTGGAGTCGGCGCTGTCCACCGCCGAGCAGATCGGCGTGCTGGAGGACGCCGTCCTGCACAGCAACTTCTTCGGCGAGCGGGCCCTCACCGCCCGCACCCTCGCCTCCTCGCTGGTCGGCTCGCTGGCCCGGCGCGAGCCGGAGGACCTGGCCATCCTCAACAAGTACCTGCACGGCGTGGTCGAGCCGCGCAGCAAGGAGGAGGGCGGCGCCTGGCCGGAGTTCCTCGAGGGCGGCCGCGACACGATCGCCACCCTGTCGTGA